In Lepus europaeus isolate LE1 chromosome 9, mLepTim1.pri, whole genome shotgun sequence, the following are encoded in one genomic region:
- the ZNF660 gene encoding zinc finger protein 660 yields MRRKTRNFKHKMVKDNKTLTDLSDQESEKDGSQNCDPATNESVQAEKRQYVCAECGKAFSQSANLTVHERIHTGEKPYKCKECGKAFSHSSNLVVHRRIHTGLKPYTCSECGKCFSGKSHLIRHQGIHSGEKTYECKECGKAFSRSSGLISHHRVHTGEKPYTCIECGKAFSRSSNLTQHQRMHKGKKVYKCKECGKTCGSNTKIMDHQRIHTGEKPYECDECGKAFILKKTLSEHQRLHRREKPYKCNECGKAFTSNRNLIDHQRVHTGEKPYKCNECGKTFRQTSQVILHLRTHTKEKPYKCSECGKAYRYSSQLIQHQRKHNEEREAS; encoded by the coding sequence ATGAGGAGAAAGACGAGAAACTTCAAACATAAGATGGTTAAAGACAATAAAACCCTCACAGACCTGAGTGACCAAGAATCTGAGAAAGATGGTAGTCAGAACTGTGACCCCGCAACAAATGAGAGCGTTCAGGCTGAGAAGAGACAGTATGTTTGTGccgagtgtggaaaagcctttagccAGAGTGCAAACCTCACAGTACACGAGCGAatccacacaggagagaaaccataCAAATGTAaggagtgtgggaaagccttcagtcATAGCTCCAACCTTGTTGTTCACCGGAGAATCCACACTGGACTGAAGCCCTATACTTGCAGTGAATGCGGGAAATGTTTCAGTGGTAAGTCGCACCTCATTCGGCACCAGGGAATCCACAGTGGGGAGAAAACTTACGAATGTAAGGAGTGCGGGAAAGCCTTTAGCCGGAGTTCAGGACTGATTTCCCATCACAGAGTTCACACTGGGGAGAAGCCTTATACTTGTATcgagtgtgggaaagcctttagcCGGAGTTCAAACCTTACTCAGCATCAGAGAATgcacaaaggaaagaaagtttaCAAATGTAAGGAGTGTGGGAAAACATGTGGTTCTAATACAAAGATTATGGaccaccagagaattcacactggggagaagccttatgaatgtgATGAGTGCGGCAAAGCTTTCATCTTAAAGAAGACCCTCAGTGAACACCAGAGACTTCATCGTAGAGAGAAACCTTacaaatgtaatgagtgtgggaaAGCTTTCACTTCCAATCGAAACCTTATTGATCATCAGAGGgttcacactggagagaagcctTACAAATGTAACGAATGTGGGAAAACCTTCAGGCAGACATCTCAAGTTATTCTACATTTGAGAACCCACACTAAGGAGAAACCATACAAATGTagtgagtgtgggaaagcctATCGCTATAGCTCACAACTTATTcaacatcagagaaaacataatgaaGAGAGAGAAGCCTCATAA